The genomic window tttttcattatttataagaattttgttctctctcatTTGTAGAAGTGTATTCAATGCGTCAAGGAGGAGCTTGGCCTACCTATCTTGTAGAACCGGAAATCCTATTGACGATTGTTGGCGGTGTGACCCTAATTGGGAAACAAACCGCCAACGGTTAGCAGATTGTGCCATTGGATTTGGCAAAAATGCTATCGGAGGGCGCAAAGGTCGAATCTATGTAGTTACGGATCCTGCCAACGACGATCCCGTAAACCCTAGACCTGGGACTCTAAGATATGCAGTGACACAAGAAGAACCATTATGGATCATTTTCAAGAGAGATATGGTCATTAGGCTCAAAAAAGAACTTATCATCACATCTTTCAAGACCATTGATGGTAGAGGCTCGAGTGTTCACATTACCGATGGACCATGCTTAAAGATCCACTATGCAACTAACATCATAATTCATGGCATTAACATCCATGACTGTAAACCAGGATCAGGTGAGCCATATTCAAAGACTTCAAACTTTTAGTAGATGTGCTTAATATAATAGAGGCAAAATgtcataaaacataaaatatgctactatatgttatgttttatAGGTGGCATGATTAAAGATGGTCCACATCACACCGGGTGGTGGATGCAGTCCGATGGAGACGCGGTGGCGATATTTGGAGGGAAACACGTGTGGATTGACCATTGCTCGTTGTCGAACTGCGATGATGGACTCATAGACGCTATACATGGTTCCACGGCTATAACCATATCGAACAATCATATGACGCACCATGATAAGGTCATGCTTTTAGGACATAGCGATAGTTACACGCAGGACAAGAACATGCAAGTCACAATTGCGTTTAACCATTTCGGAGAAGGACTCGTTCAAAGAATGCCACGGTAAGAAAATCACTCTTTTACCCCTTATTGCGTATACACATATGTATCAATAGTTAGTTAGGTACATAGATTGATACATATATGTTATAGGCTTGCATCAGTTGCATGCGAACTTGCGAAGCACGCGCATAAAGAATAGTTTGAATGTGAAAGCTTGACTTTAGAGACTATAGAGTATGGAAGAAGTCAACAAAAGCAGAATGAGACTTTTTAAACCACTGTGGATCGATCACATCCATTTATTTTATGGAATTATAAGATACGAATTGAAATGGATACaccattaaaataaaagtgtCGGTCATTCGTTATATACATATTGGTTCCACTTAATTTTAGTGAGTTAGAGAAAGATTATGTTGGTTTTATGCGAGTAAATATGCTTCGAGAAGTTTATTATTGACGTTTTGTAGATTCGTACATTGGATCTAGGGAGATACATGGATGAAAAACTTAACTAAAATTAATATGAGAAACTAGAGAAAACTAAGAGAACAGTAATCTTTCAATTGTTAAACCGTAAAAACCGAAGGAAAATGTTAGTAAAATTAAATGCtaatatttagggttttggttataaattaAACAGGTGCAGGCATGGATATTTCCATGTAGTGAACAATGATTATACTCACTGGGAAATGTATGCAATCGGTGGAAGTGCTTCTCCAACTATATACAGCCAAGGGAATAGATTTCTTGCTCCTAACACCCGCTTTAATAAAGAGGTACATAGTGGTTATCTTATTTTCATAAAGTTTTTAACTTGTGATGAaagttatgtatatatttacttatatataggTTACAAAACATGAAGATGCACCCGAAAGCAAATGGAGAGATTGGAATTGGAGATCGGAAGGCGATATGTTGTTGAACGGAGCTTATTTCCGCGAGTCCGGTGCTGAAGCTCCGTCTACTTATGCAAGAGCTTCAAGCCTGAGTGCGAGGCCATCGTCACTTGTGGGTTCCATCACCACGACAGCAGGCACTTTGAGTTGTCGGCGAGGCCGTCGCTGTTAATGATAATGAAATCATAAAGAGAGATGAAATTATTAATGGATCATTGTTTATGCAATGGTGCGTATGTTTAACGAATGGTAAGAGTATTTTTCTAAAGAAGTTTTCCTTTTCAAAAACGTAATGTTACAAGTGTAAGGCGTCTGCAATGTCTCTAGACATTTGCCAGAGATAATTTCCAAATTTCaatacaaatttcaaatttattttgggatatatttcaacaaaaaaaaaaaattcattaattaGTAACAAGTGTAAAGTTTTCATTCCACCTTAATTACGGTCAGGTGGAAGATAGcttttaagaaaattcaatTACTATAACATGATCAATCCACTATATAGataatagaattttttttgtcaagaaagattttgtttaGTCAATCACAAAGACGGGATTGTCTTTTGATGAATTGAGTTGACATAAAAAAAGGGCCAACGCCATGAAGTTGTCGGCGACAACGTTCAAACGCAAAGAGGGAATAAGGATGTTGTTTACGTCCAATAATCTCGGACAATACACATTCTTCTTGTCCTGCTGACTAAATTTAATGATCTTGATAGTTGGTAATTAATACTGCTTGATACATTAATGATACATGTACATTTCTGGGGTAGAAAACTATTTGTTCGTTTTTAATGGTTTAGTCAAATATTGTTTCAGCTAATTATATCTTGACAAAAAACATAGTTTCAGCTAACTATAAGTCATTTTATcgatataattatatatggtttcatgttttattttttttgccaagAAACCAATCGGGGGTTTAACAACTTTGTAAAACCATCTTTTTATCAGCAGAGCAAAACAAAACGATGCCGCTTCTGGTCTTCAATCACTGAAGAAAACGATGTTGGGCCAAGAACCTGCTAAAGAATTGAAGATGGGCCGCGAgcctttgaagaagaagcctaTGTCAAAGCCCACTTGGATTAAacggtcttcttcttcatgtgaAGACAAAACCAGAGCTGGCAAAAGAGACGCAGTGACGTCGGAGACCCGTACAAACTCAGCTGCATTTACGGTAAAGCTCACCAATCGATTCCTGGCccttgatgaagaagactcaaGCGGATGATGCCACCTGTTAAGACACATTAGggttttactctgttttgtctctgtataaatatcaaaacttgAACTTTGTAAAACCTCAAGCCGAAATGATATTCAAAGCTTCAACTttatcttctctgttttgatatTGCCTTCACTTTTCATCTATATGATATTTgcaatttagcaaaaaaaaaaaaactataagtCACTTTATCGTAAAagtataacaaaaatatccatattaataaaaattaagatatataactttgagttcacaaaaaaaaaaaaaaaaactttgagtTCAAGATCCCACATGGTAAGTTTGGCTTTTGTTAAGATGTTTTTGAAGACATATTCACTTCTGTGATTAGTCGGACGTTTTGGCAAAACCCGGATACCCGAtgttaaatcaaaataaattttaaatttttgtatatgaaaaCTGCAAATTGTAGATGATTTTTGTCAATGTGGCTATCCTAAGAACATACTTTTTTCAATGGCATCAATTAAGGAAAAGAGAACACCAACTAAGGTATAACCATTTAAATgcttaaaacaattttttttttttttttctttttttttgtggtaaaCTAATGCTTAAAACtattatgcttttaaaatataattagagGCAAATGTGTAGATTTCAAATATTGCGCATATCACACACTATCGGCAATCGAATAAATGACATAAATATGCCATTAGTCCCTTACTATTGCAATGCAATAATGTACGGGCTTGAGGATACATGAATGGTGCATCTTATGAACGGCAATGGTTTGATATTCAACATCTTTAACTAGCTCCTGGAAGCACGTATTTggaaaacacatttttgagACGTAAATATTGTTTGGTATCATCGGTCTTGTACTCATCGAACGGATATTTTGGCTAAGAACCAGAAATTTGCTTCTATTAATATTCAGCATGattatgtttctctttttttgaatGTGTCACACTCGGAttgtgatattttagaattttattaaagaaaattccCGTTGACATTAAAAAATGACATTAAAAAGTCCAACGCACAATTGAATTTGATGTtacacaaagagaaaaatatctcATGTTTCACACTCTATGATTGATAGAACAACATATCATTAATCTTCTCcgtttcaaaagaaaaataagctGGCTCCTCCCATCACAACAACAATAGCCAAAACGGTTGAAGAAGATCTAGAGGCGGAGCTAGATGTCGAGGTTTTGACATCCTGATCCGCTTCAGATTGAGCAAGCGTATCGGGGGTTCCTCTTGGACTAATGGGCGCGTAATCCCCCACCACCACAACACCGTCTGGTGCAAGTTCTAAGGGGATTTCGTAATCCGGATAATCTTGAGATGGACCAAGACTATCAATCAAACTCTTTGTAGAGTTATCTACTGTTGGTTTGTTGTCAGCAAGAGTCTTTGATGAAGATGGCGATTGAGACTTTTCAGAATCAGCTGCTGAAATTCCATTAGCCACGGTTAGAATTACGAAAATGAAGACAAGGAAGAAATGACTCGCCATCGTATAATTTGTAATATAGTACGTGATGATATATTGATCCCCTAGGCTCTTTTATTCAAATGGACCTTTGTGGGGTTATAGTATTGAATTGTATATACGATGATTTTCTGTGAGGTTCACAAAAGTAGATCGATTAAACAATCAAGGTGAATTGAAAGTGAAGGAGAAATGGAGATTGGGAATTTAAACTTGTAATGGAGATGGTTGTATATTGTTATTTACGGTTAGGTGTTGTGTTTCATAACTCACATACGAGTTCACGAGCTGTTCAATTTTCTATATCTATAAGAAAATGGTTACAAGTTAAACTATGTTTAGAATATGGTTAGGGTATTTTTAACTAGTTGTTTAAAGAGCCGTCTTTAAGTATTTTAAGAcgactaaaaataaaaaggctGTTTTACACATattgataataaattattatttatgattaaactaaatataaaactgGATATAGTTTAAACATTCTAAAAAGGAAATTGTTAAAATTAGCGTTTCTAGTGACTCAAACCTTAGTGTTGAAGATTATTTAGAACCAGCCTTTACCACTAGACTACctaacaaatacaaaattataaagctgaaattgtttttatagtATTTGCGGCCGCAAGTTTGGGTTTGGCACGCTTGTGCTTGTGACCGGTTTGTAAGTGTATGTGAGAAGTGAAAGctatataaaatcatatgtaTTTAAACGTatttagagcatctccaatgAAAAGAGTTCCTCATAGgatctctctatttttttaagtataaatttcaaaaaaagttaaaaagagagctttagtatttttaaaaaaaattcatactCCAGTCAAAGTTTCTCTTAGTGGGGTtctcagaaaaaaatatattattttaaaatttttttatttaataagacttaataattattgtaATTCATAACATATTAAACAtacattattttgaaatatttttttaaaatagatgtgcaaaaacaaaattgaatatattatcaaattgTTGATCGAGTAATTGATCAAAACTTTACTCTATGACATCGTAAAATGGAATACGGGACGAAAAAGCCATATCGTTTGATAGCTTGTggtagaaaaagaaaaaaaaaattaaagaatgaaaacaaaaaaatctctttattttttgttaaaaatatgcGTCCAATCACAAGACGACAAGTGTCAGACTCTATTAAATTCTCAAAGCTCTCTAGAGAGAGTCAATGCTCTCAATTATAATgagtttagaaatatttttttgaaataagtGAGAGagaattcatcaaaaaaataaaaattgaatagaACTCCCCATTGTTGATATTATGgttctcttcttgttgttgttgatttagACTATAATTTGTAACGCTATACCTAATATATGTGTTGCTCCCCATTGTTGTCCTTAAGGAGATgctatatacatatagataCTAGCCATGCAAGGATCATTAGAAAATGAATGTGATTAAATTACAAATAGACCCTTCGAACAATGAGAATCTCATGGTTATTGTTATAATGACTAAAGAttacataaacataaataacaCAAACTAAACATTTGTAACAACATCAAATATCCTAACCTCCGTACTATGCACGAATTTAACGTGTGAAAAATCGGGCCGGAGAACAaactgttttaaaataaacccaaaaattgaaatatgaaACGTATAATATAATCTTAAATGTAGTATGAAATCTCCAAGAAAATACTAGTAATATTCAATCATATGAAGAAAAGCCATGCAACGGCTGCGAGAACAGAGCCCGAGACAGAGATCACAAGCGATGAGGCTCCTGCCGCAGGAGCCGAAGCTTCAGGGCCGTCACTGGCGCCAGTTCCGTCATCGGAAGATGGAGACATTTCTGGAGTCGGAGCTGGCGGAGAGGAGGCGGTAGGTGCGTCAGAGGAGCTGGTAGGACCTTCGGAAGAATCACCGGAGCTTGAGTCAGGGCTTGAAGCCGGAGTTTTGGCTGATGATGACTTTGGAGATGGGGAAGATGGGGAAGGGCTTGGAGTTCCGGTGGAATTTTTCTTGGCCATGGTTGGAGCAGCTGTAGGCGGTGAGGTTGGGGCGGAGGCCGTGGGTGATTTTGGGGATGCTGCGGCGGCGGGAGAAGGAGAGGTAGAGTTCTTTTCGCCGTTGGCTTTCGGTGCGTTTGCCGGTGTTGGAGGATCGGCGGCCAAGACGGCGGTGATGGCCAAGGCAGCCACGGCGAGAGATAGGAGTTTAAGTGTCATTGTCATTTTGTGGTGAATGTGAATTGCTTTTGTGGTGattaattatgtatttttgtgGTTTATGATTAGTGctaaaaaagattaaaaagaagaaaagagttatTTTTGAGAGATTAAGGAAGaggtaaaatttaatttataggGAATTCTACAGATTTGACCAAAGTTTTGGTTGACCGGGTCCATCGGAACTTgtcttaaaattttattggtttgaTCTTTTGTTAGTAAAAAGAGAACATGTGGTAATGATAATTCCCAACTTTCAAGAAACAATTGAGAACACGTGACTATTGAGATTGATTTTGTGGTAACTAAATGAGCACTGTTTCAACAAaagttaattttaatttaagctATACAAAATACTAAGAATTAAAACTTGATTAACGTACCAGTTAGTCAATAACTCAATATTAAGTGGAAGTTCAATTGTTCAATACAAATTCATACACGTAACTGAAGAAGCACATTTAAAAGTCAACGAAACATTTACATTTcgtaaactaaaaataaataaatctactGCAATCTTGTGAATGAGTCTAATTAGAGATGAGAAAGTAAACTGAGCCCAAAATAAATAAGGCCCATTTAAAATGTAAGGCCCATGATAATACTCATAAGCTTTGTAATCCACGACGCACGTGTTCCATAATGGCTAACATAAAAACGGCAAGCAGTCTACTTTTTTGTCGTTATCACTTTTTAACCCTTTTCGGCTTCTATCCGTCGATTCAAATCGGCGGCAGTTCCCAGCGACATTAATCTCCGGCGAGACAGTTTACTCGGTGAGTTTCGCGGCTACATAGTTTTTTTGAACTTCCTTGAATTGTTCATTATTTCGGGATATAAACGGAATTTGCTTTTCCCCGATCGTCGTATCACTGTAGAGAAACCGATACTTGATTGGTTCTTCgctatttttctctattttgataTGCAATTCGATTTCACACTCTCAAATTCATAATCCTAGTTTGTATAGTACTCTATCTCGTGAAATTGTCTGCTTTTATCGATTAAGGCGTTGTTGCGTACATTGCAGTGTTTATTGAAGCTATGCCTAAAAGAACAGCAGAAGCGTGTCCATCATCTGAAATCcaaagaagcagaggagataCTTTTGGTAGTTACAGATCTCAAGTAGCTGAGCTTTTGTCTCTAGGTGAGAGGATCTCACATCATGATCAACAAGAAGCCAATGAGAGGCATTCTGAGAGTGTTATAGGAGCTGGGATGTCAAATGTTGAGAAAGataatttgaatgttttgttaaGGCAGTGTGTGAGGAATCTAAGTCCAGAAGTTGATGAGGTACTTCAGAGTTCTACTTCTAATATCGTATGATGAAAGAGTACTCAATATTATTGCAATTCGTTTGCAGATGCAGGAATGTGTACGCTCTCTGTATCTAATTTCTCAGCTAGGGAACAAATGTCAGTCATCGTCGCCGAGCGATTTTGTTCCTGAAGAAACCGGAGGAGCGAGAGTTCGTCTTTTACTTATATGTTCTTAATCCTCTTGCTTGAAACATACTTGtatatctttcattttgttttctcaaaattcCTTCAGGAAGATGATATTCAACTACTTCTGAGGTCTGACTCTGATATGGTCAAGAACATAACGTCACAGTATTCAAATGTTCTGCTGTCCAAAGTAATGTTCCACATTAGTATATCTAGCTTGCAGAAAGATCAATCATCTAATATAGCTAACTTCtgcatatgttttgttttgaaagcTGGACAATATGCAGCAGGAACTCGAGAGACTTCTTGACGATGTGGTGGCGACTTGCAGGTATAGTGTGGTCTAATTGATCTCTAGTTTGTGCCATTATATAATCAGTTAAAGAGTTTTCCTTATGAGAACATTCTTTGTTGGTGGTTACTTATGTGTTAGTTGTTAACTCTTTTAAAACAGACCTATGACTCGTGGTGAAATTCGGGAGCTTCAGAAATCGATCAAGGAGCTGCCTGAGAGGAATCTCAACCGCGTCGCTGAAATAGTAGGAAATCATTGCATAGCATCTGGCAGAGATTTCAACGATAAGGTTATCGTCAACCTTGATCAGGCGGTAAGACACAATCCGTAGTTAATTGATTCTCTGGTTCCGATGAGTATTAATGGAAAACTAACAGCATTTCAACCAAACTGTGTTTTCTTCAGGACAAGGTCATGTTATGGAGATTGCATTTCTATGTAGGAGCAGTCAAGAGGCCCAGAAGCTCGCTCCCTAGCTAACTTTGGCTGTATATATATGGACTGGGATGTTGAGATGGTGTGATGGGCTAAACCGGTTTAATATATTTcctactttttttgttttcctgatTAGTCCGGTTAAGCCGTGTAGTAGTTGGTCTTACATGGACGgttaacaaatgaaaatcgGTTCTGATTTGGTAAGACTTTGTCCTTCGTCCCATGAAGATTTCTCtaacaaaaaatcattgaCCACATCATGACATGAATCCAAAGAAAACACATAGTTTGCTAATGTGTCTGTTAGACGATTAATCTCTTTAGATAGTGTGTAtcaatttcattatttttgttttaatcgtCTGTCATTGTATCAGTTTCGGTTAGAAACTAAGATAGGGAAAATATTTCTCGTCCTATAAGATGTTTTACCTAAGcacaaaaaatcattaaaacgGTATTCAAGActtttaaataaatcaaacaaaaacaaattttgatttcaaagtaaaacgaaaaaaaaaatcgtaacatgaaaaaaaaagatatttttattttattttatttggaaataaaatctgaataattattttatgaCAGTCAATAAAAAGCTATGAAATATTTCTAGAGCTTTACTAATGGGGGAAGTTTGAACTAGCTGCTtgatattaatataataatttgattatcaacaaaaaagttatatttaagAATTAAGATTGATATATGTTAAACTTTTGGTAATTTTGTTCTAAAACCAATATTCTTTGGTTGACTTGactattttattaatatattagtaTAAATTGAGAATGTGAATCTCCTTTCCAAACTATTCTTATAggttttctatatatataatttcctACATAGCATCTAACAGATCCCCGAAAAAAGATCTCAACTACATACAATACCAACccacaacaaaaatttgctttttcGATCTTctcaaaaatgaaactaaaacaaaccaaagtgatgtttttcttgttagtCCTAATCTCTGCATTAATATTGCAACAATCGAAAGCTCAGAAAAATTATTGTTCGAGAACCAACATAGACTATATACCGGGATGTTTCCATGCGTTGCAATTAGCGTATAACAAAGATTATAGTCTCCTAACAAGAAATTGTTGCAGAGCAGTGTTTTCACTTCCTACTACTTGTGCC from Arabidopsis thaliana chromosome 3, partial sequence includes these protein-coding regions:
- a CDS encoding ECA1-like gametogenesis related family protein (ECA1-like gametogenesis related family protein; LOCATED IN: endomembrane system; BEST Arabidopsis thaliana protein match is: ECA1-like gametogenesis related family protein (TAIR:AT3G01324.1); Has 23 Blast hits to 23 proteins in 2 species: Archae - 0; Bacteria - 0; Metazoa - 0; Fungi - 0; Plants - 23; Viruses - 0; Other Eukaryotes - 0 (source: NCBI BLink).), yielding MKLKQTKVMFFLLVLISALILQQSKAQKNYCSRTNIDYIPGCFHALQLAYNKDYSLLTRNCCRAVFSLPTTCALLVYPGKTYPITTFRLICIYSDPLPAMSPLSL
- a CDS encoding Pectin lyase-like superfamily protein (Pectin lyase-like superfamily protein; FUNCTIONS IN: pectate lyase activity; INVOLVED IN: biological_process unknown; LOCATED IN: endomembrane system; EXPRESSED IN: 17 plant structures; EXPRESSED DURING: 11 growth stages; CONTAINS InterPro DOMAIN/s: Pectin lyase fold/virulence factor (InterPro:IPR011050), AmbAllergen (InterPro:IPR018082), Pectate lyase/Amb allergen (InterPro:IPR002022), Pectin lyase fold (InterPro:IPR012334); BEST Arabidopsis thaliana protein match is: Pectin lyase-like superfamily protein (TAIR:AT5G63180.1); Has 1638 Blast hits to 1629 proteins in 272 species: Archae - 0; Bacteria - 741; Metazoa - 0; Fungi - 189; Plants - 699; Viruses - 0; Other Eukaryotes - 9 (source: NCBI BLink).) gives rise to the protein MVSYSNNHFAYAFLLLLTIGNTLAFSSSLPDHVQDPNLVVDDVNRSVFNASRRSLAYLSCRTGNPIDDCWRCDPNWETNRQRLADCAIGFGKNAIGGRKGRIYVVTDPANDDPVNPRPGTLRYAVTQEEPLWIIFKRDMVIRLKKELIITSFKTIDGRGSSVHITDGPCLKIHYATNIIIHGINIHDCKPGSGGMIKDGPHHTGWWMQSDGDAVAIFGGKHVWIDHCSLSNCDDGLIDAIHGSTAITISNNHMTHHDKVMLLGHSDSYTQDKNMQVTIAFNHFGEGLVQRMPRCRHGYFHVVNNDYTHWEMYAIGGSASPTIYSQGNRFLAPNTRFNKEVTKHEDAPESKWRDWNWRSEGDMLLNGAYFRESGAEAPSTYARASSLSARPSSLVGSITTTAGTLSCRRGRRC
- a CDS encoding bromodomain testis-specific protein (unknown protein; BEST Arabidopsis thaliana protein match is: unknown protein (TAIR:AT5G40600.1); Has 43 Blast hits to 43 proteins in 15 species: Archae - 0; Bacteria - 0; Metazoa - 3; Fungi - 0; Plants - 39; Viruses - 0; Other Eukaryotes - 1 (source: NCBI BLink).), producing MPKRTAEACPSSEIQRSRGDTFGSYRSQVAELLSLGERISHHDQQEANERHSESVIGAGMSNVEKDNLNVLLRQCVRNLSPEVDEMQECVRSLYLISQLGNKCQSSSPSDFVPEETGGAREDDIQLLLRSDSDMVKNITSQYSNVLLSKLDNMQQELERLLDDVVATCRPMTRGEIRELQKSIKELPERNLNRVAEIVGNHCIASGRDFNDKVIVNLDQADKVMLWRLHFYVGAVKRPRSSLPS
- a CDS encoding Pectin lyase-like superfamily protein — translated: MFRRMVSYSNNHFAYAFLLLLTIGNTLAFSSSLPDHVQDPNLVVDDVNRSVFNASRRSLAYLSCRTGNPIDDCWRCDPNWETNRQRLADCAIGFGKNAIGGRKGRIYVVTDPANDDPVNPRPGTLRYAVTQEEPLWIIFKRDMVIRLKKELIITSFKTIDGRGSSVHITDGPCLKIHYATNIIIHGINIHDCKPGSGGMIKDGPHHTGWWMQSDGDAVAIFGGKHVWIDHCSLSNCDDGLIDAIHGSTAITISNNHMTHHDKVMLLGHSDSYTQDKNMQVTIAFNHFGEGLVQRMPRCRHGYFHVVNNDYTHWEMYAIGGSASPTIYSQGNRFLAPNTRFNKEVTKHEDAPESKWRDWNWRSEGDMLLNGAYFRESGAEAPSTYARASSLSARPSSLVGSITTTAGTLSCRRGRRC
- a CDS encoding uncharacterized protein (unknown protein; Has 10 Blast hits to 10 proteins in 2 species: Archae - 0; Bacteria - 0; Metazoa - 0; Fungi - 0; Plants - 10; Viruses - 0; Other Eukaryotes - 0 (source: NCBI BLink).), coding for MASHFFLVFIFVILTVANGISAADSEKSQSPSSSKTLADNKPTVDNSTKSLIDSLGPSQDYPDYEIPLELAPDGVVVVGDYAPISPRGTPDTLAQSEADQDVKTSTSSSASRSSSTVLAIVVVMGGASLFFF
- a CDS encoding uncharacterized protein (unknown protein; FUNCTIONS IN: molecular_function unknown; INVOLVED IN: biological_process unknown; LOCATED IN: cellular_component unknown; Has 30201 Blast hits to 17322 proteins in 780 species: Archae - 12; Bacteria - 1396; Metazoa - 17338; Fungi - 3422; Plants - 5037; Viruses - 0; Other Eukaryotes - 2996 (source: NCBI BLink).), which translates into the protein MTMTLKLLSLAVAALAITAVLAADPPTPANAPKANGEKNSTSPSPAAAASPKSPTASAPTSPPTAAPTMAKKNSTGTPSPSPSSPSPKSSSAKTPASSPDSSSGDSSEGPTSSSDAPTASSPPAPTPEMSPSSDDGTGASDGPEASAPAAGASSLVISVSGSVLAAVAWLFFI
- a CDS encoding uncharacterized protein (unknown protein; FUNCTIONS IN: molecular_function unknown; INVOLVED IN: biological_process unknown; LOCATED IN: cellular_component unknown; Has 30201 Blast hits to 17322 proteins in 780 species: Archae - 12; Bacteria - 1396; Metazoa - 17338; Fungi - 3422; Plants - 5037; Viruses - 0; Other Eukaryotes - 2996 (source: NCBI BLink).), translated to MKKSHATAARTEPETEITSDEAPAAGAEASGPSLAPVPSSEDGDISGVGAGGEEAVGASEELVGPSEESPELESGLEAGVLADDDFGDGEDGEGLGVPVEFFLAMVGAAVGGEVGAEAVGDFGDAAAAGEGEVEFFSPLAFGAFAGVGGSAAKTAVMAKAATARDRSLSVIVILW